Genomic DNA from Deltaproteobacteria bacterium:
ACTGTTATAGTGAATGGTCTTGGCGATCAGTTCCTTCCCGGTTCCGCTTTCTCCCTCAATTAATATAGTCGCATCGGTATCGGAAATTTTTTTTATCAGCCCATAAACCTTCTGCATTTGTGGTGAATTTCCAATCAGGCCCTGATAATCATACCGTTGTTTCAACTGCTTTTTTAGAGAAAAGTTCTCTTTTTTTAGTTTTGAAAAATCAAGGGCTCTTTGAACGACCAACCAAAGTTCTTCTAAGACAAAAGGCTTGGTAATATAATCGAAGGCCCCTAATTTTATGGCTTCCACTGCTGTGGCAATGGCCCCGAATCCGGTGATGATAATCGCTGGGATATTGATGTTGAGGGAGGCTATTTTTTTCAAGACCTCCATGCCGCCCATGCCCGGCAGGACCAAATCCACCAAATAGAGATCTATTCCTTTTTCTTGAATAAGCTCGACGCCTATCTCGCCATCTTCGGCTACCGAGACCTCAAAGCCTTTTAAATGTAAAAATTCTTCCAAAATACTCCGGACCGCAGGATCATCATCAATCACTAAGATATGGGGCATGGTCTCCTTTATTCCATTTCCAGATTATTTTGGTTTTGCCGCCTGATTTATTTTCGCACAACTATTTATTATGTCAAGAAAAAGGTGTATTAGAAATGACTTTATTGGAAAGGTGGCCGGAATGGGGTGCTATCGGGGTTCTTTTAAAACATAGGGATACCAATCTTCTTGCCTTAATCGGTCCACCTTAAGGACCATAACCTCATTGGTATCGGATTTAACAGCCAGTTTCCTCCCCTTGCCCCCCCCCACATCCTCTGAAATAATGGGGATACCTTCCCGGGCCAGAATCGTTTTGGCCATTAATATATTTTGTCCCCCCAGGGTGTTATCCGAAGAGGACCGGGGATCTGCGCCTCCGAATATCTGGGCCTCCAGAAAGGATTTCTCCGAACCGTCTGCCGTCATCAGCTTGATCAGGGTCAGAACAGCGACATTACCATATTGGACTGTGGCCTTTTTCGGTTTGGAAATCCTCGGATAAAGGAAGTGGGACAGGCCGCCATACCGTTTCTGGCGGTCCCAGAGGTAAACCGTGACGGCCGACCCCATAACCGAATAAACCAGGGTGGGCTCCCGGCTTAAAAAAATATAACCGGGTTTCAAAAAATATTGAACACGTTCGATTTCCTGGTTTTTGGGGTCTCCCAAAGACATCGAAGCAAATATTCCGGCACCAATCTTATTGATGGGGATCGAATTGAATTTGAAGAGTGATCGGTTGTCCCTCGGCCGAAAAATACAGGACAAGATCTGAAGGTTTATCCGGGGGGGCTTCGTCTGGAAAAGATATTTTTTGAATGGACGGAACACCTAAGGTGTAGACAGCCGTTTTATCGAAGACGGAAAATAGATTGCCGCAAATCATATTCGTCAATTCACAACCCATGTCCAACACCTGAGATTCACTCACCTCTTCCTCAAATCCCAGAAAATTCATGGCCAGCGTTTCGCCAAGATCATAGGGGAGGATGAGTTGCAACTGTCCGGTCTGGGCCCCGGAAAAACGGATTTCACTTTTTAAAAACCAGGGCCCCTGGGGTTGCGGAAGGTAACCGGTCTCCTTTTCCGGTTCGGGCAAGACCTCCGGAGACAGCGGGTTCTCCTCTACCGGCTCTAAAAAGGTAAAAAACATGGTTTCAAAGATATTGAGAACAGCGGAAAGGGCGGCGTTTCGCATGGCGTCAGACATAAGGTTTCTCCATGATACGAGTCAAAACATCTCGTAATCTTTCGGGATGGAAAGGTTTTTGGATATAATCTTTAACCCCCAGGGCAAATAATTCCTGCAGACGGGTTTCACTGCCCTCGGTCGTAATCAGCACCACGGGAATGCCTTCATAGTGTTGGTCGCCTTTTAGTTTATGGACCAATTCCAATCCGTTCATCACCGGCATATTCAGGTCCGTCAGGATCAAATCAATCCAATGAGCAGACAGGACAGTCAAGGCCTCAGCGCCGTTACCGGCTTCCAGACATTCCCCCAAGTCAAAACCTGAAAGCGTCAGGGCCTTTAAAATGACCTTCCGCATCGTCTGGGAATCATCAACAATCAAAACATTATATGCCATGGTTGGTCCCTCATTAATGACCCGGTGGTTTCAAGCTTATTGCACCTGGATCATGGCTTCCACTTTTTGGATCTGATCCCCCAGTTGGGCCATAAATCGTTCAATGTCTTTTTCATCTAATCCAAAATGATGCATGACTTGATTAAAACCGGTATAGGATAATCCATCGACCCCTCCACCGATACCGGTCAGCATGGCGATCAGGTCACACAAATAAATCTGGTAAACCAGTTCCTGTTCGGAATGGGCCGATAAGGGAGTATGATGGTACCGGATGGCCTGGATGATTCCCTGGGGAAAGTTCCATTCTTCGGTAATCAAAGCGCTCAGCTCGGCATGGTCGATGCCCAAAACATCTTTTTCTGCGGTCAGGAAGGAAATCCCTTTGGCTCGAACCTGTTCCTTTATGGCTTCAAATTGCTCTTCGACATAAGAATGCAGTAATACCTTGCCGATATCATGGATCAGGGCGGCCGTAAACAATAAGGGGCTCTGGTCTTTCTTTAATCGTTTAGAGATGATTTGAGATAAAAGGGCCGTACTGACCGAATGTTTCCATAATGCACCAGCCTCTAAATCATAGCCGGAAACGGCCTTCCCCAGGGTCGAACCGGACACCGTGGCCATGATAATCTCAAACAACTGGTTGAACCCCAAAAACATCAATGCCTCCTGAAGGGATCCTACCGGATAGCGCAAACCGAACTGGGCCGAATTGCAGATCTTCAATACATTGGCCGTTATGGCCTGATCGTATTGAATCGTTTCAACGACCTCTTGAATGGAAGACTTAGGATTGTTTATCAAATCCAAAGCCTTATTAACAACCGCCGGAAAAGGGGGCAGTTGGCGGGTGGATTTGATAATGGCCTCGACGAAACTCATAGTTCTTTTTCTCCCTCCCCGGAATAGCGAAGAAAGACTTTTCCGGTAGCCAGATCCATCCGTACGGTCCGGGACACCTGTCCCCCCACATCTTCGGCCTTGATCAGGACATTATTTTTCCAAAGGATCTTTCGCAGGGCCATATAGTTTCTTTTTCCGATATTAAAAAATCCGGAATCATCCAGGATTTGAGACCCGCCGGCCACCTTGACGATAATCCGGCTTTTAGATGCGCCCACTCGATAGGCCTCTTTAAAAAGCATTGGTATTCCGGTATCGGCAAACATAAAAGGATTCTTTTGAGCCTTATGGGGATCGATCTGTGATTCCGGCAGCATGTAGTGGAGAAGCCCCCCGACCCCCGCCACCGGATCGTAAATGGCAACCCCGATGCAAGATCCCAGGGAATAGGTAATTAATCCGGATTGCTGGTCCCGGCTGACCCCCATATCGGCGATTCCAATGATTATTTTCATGTTTTTTTATAAATAGCCGGTTTCACATAGTGGAAAGGATGTTCGATTCCGGTCAGACTTTCCGAGTGTCCGATGAAAAGGACCCCCCCTTTTTCCAGGTTTTCATAAAAACGGTTTACCAACTGGGTCCTGGTTTCTTTGTCGAAATAAATCATCACATTTCGACAAAAAATACAATCAAAGGATTCATTGAATGAAAAGGATTCCATCAGGTTCAGCCGCTGGAATTGGACCGTGGATTTTATAATAGGTTTTACTTTTACGTGATTCCGCCACTGGTTTTCCCCGCGGAGAAAATATTTTTTCAATAAATCCATGGAGAGGGACTGCATTTTGTTTTTAAGATAAATTCCGGATTGGGCCACAGCTACCACCTTGGTAGAGATATCGGTGGCCAGGATCTTCAAATCCCAACCCGATCCGGGTGGCAATGATTCTAACAAAGTTATGGCAATGGTATAAGGCTCTTCGCCGGTAGAACATCCGGCGCTCCAGATCCGCAACTTCTTTGGGTTGTTTCCCTTTCCCCCCTTTAAAGAAGGAATGATTTCATTTTTAAGATAATCGAAGTGCTGGTTTTCTCTGAAAAAATGAGTGAAATTGGTGGAGATGGAATCCAGCAACTGGATCATTTCCTCCCCCGATGGGTCGTTGATGACAAAGTCATAATATTCGCGAAAGGATTGGAAATTGCCGTTTCGTATCCTTTTTCCCAAACGGGCCTTGACCAGCTCTTTTTTCCCGTCATGAAGATTAATTCCGGATTGGTCGTAAACCAGACGGCTGATCTTGACAAAATCGGCCTCGGTAAATTCAAGGGGCTGATACATGGAATAATTCAAGGACATAGGAGATCCTTAAAACTCCTGAAAATCTTCTTCGGTTAAGGGGATAATTTTCTCAGGGGATATTTCTTGCCCTTTTAAAGGGGTCTGATGTCCCGAGAGCCTTTTGGCAGGGATGGGGGATGGGATTCTCCTGGCCCCGGGGAGATGCCTTTCCTTCCCCTTGTGACCGTTATGGCTGATCTTAAACTCGGACATGATAGCCGCCAATTCCTCAGCACTGGCCGCATTGGTTTGGGTCCCGGAATTCATATCCGCCACGGCTTTGTTGATCTGCTCAATCCCTTGTGACTGCTCTTTGGAGGCCGAAGCGATTTCACCCACTAAATCAACGGCCTTGGACGTGTTAGCGGCCACCTGTTTGAAATCCTGATCGGTCGAAGTCACCAACACAGCACCGCTTTTTATTTTCTTGACAATATCCTCGATCAGGTTGGAGGTGTTTTTAGCCGCCTCGGCGGCCCGCATAGCCAGGTTTCGGACCTCATCGGCCACCACGGCAAATCCTGCACCGGCCTCACCGGCCCGGGCCGCCTCGACTGCGGCATTCAAGGCCAGCAGATTGGTCTGGAAAGCAATCTCATCAATGGTCTTGATGATCTTCTGGGAATGCTCACTGGCGACCACGATTTCCTTTATCGATCCACTGAGTTCATCCATGGAGATTTGGGTCTTGGCCATTTTTTCTTTGGCTAAGGACATGAGGCGGTCGGCCTCAGCGGCATTCCCGGCATTTTGTTTCGTCATGGAAGACAACTCCTCCAGAGAAGAGGAGGTTTCCTCAATGGAGGCGGCCTGTTGAGAAGCCGCACTGGAAAGGGTCTGGGACATGGCCGTAGACTGGCTGACCATTTCTCCCAGTTTATGCCGCATGGCATTGACCGATTGGGCCAAGGCACCGATTTCATCCTTGGAAATCAGGGTTATTTCCTGGGTCAGATCGCCATCAGCGACTTTTTTAATGACTTCCATGGCCTGTTTGATCGGATTGGTTATAATTTTAGCCATATAAATTCCGATCACCAGGGAAAGGAGAATAGCCGCCATCATCACAAAAATCAGGATGGTTTTGACTAATTGGGAACTGGTAACCGTTGCGCCATACTGGTCCTTGCTTAATCGATTTTCCAATTCCATCAAATTTTTTACATGCTTATTTAAAATTTGAAATTTTTCATCGACCGAACCCATGAAGACCGTAGCGGTATTTAAATCGGCCATGGACATATCAATGGCATTTAAAGCCACTTTCTTATATTCCATGAAGCTCGGTGCGATGGCCTGGATGAGTTTTTGTTCTTCCGGGGAAAACCCTTTGCCACCGACCATTTTTTGGAACGATTCCCATTCCTGATTAATCACTTTAATTTCTTCGGTTCTGAGCTGATCAATCTTTTTTTCATCATAATTGGCATGGGCCCAGTTAATGATTTTATAAATATTAAAATTGATTTCAGTCAAGGCCGTCAATATCCTTGAAGTCCATTGATAGCTCTGGAATCGTTGATTAAAAAAGGAATCCATTGCCTCCTGCTGGATCTGAATCCCGCGATAGGAGACCGCGCCTAAAATAATCAATAACAGTAACACCAGGACCGGCCCGGCCAGGGATTTATTGATCATTCTTAAATTGCCCAGGATCTTTTTCATGGTTGCTCCTCTTACCGTCAAGGATTGGATTGATAATACTTCGGCTGGTATCCGGGGGCCGAATAGGGATTTCCTATTGGTCCCCGGACGGAAAATGCTTTATTTATAAATACCGCAACAAAAGATAAGGTCATCCACCTTTTTAACAAAAGTGGTCTTGTCATCCATTTTTTTGGTAACCGGGTTAGTCCATTTATAATCCACCCAGCCGCTGCCTTTTGATTTGGCCAACTCCAGCCCATCCTTGACAAAAAGTTTGCCGTCGGCATCTTTTAATCCACTAACGTCTTTGCCGATCAATTTTTGATTGGTCCCATGGGCCAAAACCGTCCCGTTTACATCCCAGATAAAGATATACAACTCCCCCTTAACAAACTGCCCTTTAGGATTACTGAATTCAGCCAGGGCCTTATCTTTCCCATTGGCCTTGTAAAATTGAATACCTTTTTCTACCAGCGTTTTGGCTTCATCGGCATTTCCGGCAGCCGAAGCGAACCCGATTAAACCCGTTAAGAAAAGACCCGCAATCAAGACCACAATCCACTTTTTCATTCTTTCCCTCCATTTCTTGGGTTGATGAACCCGGCCAGGCCGGGTGTAATACCGTTTTTTTTCAGGCCGTTTTTTTTGTTTTTTTAGCGGAATCGATGCGCTGGATAATTTCCTCCATATCAAATCTCCAGGATTTGCCGACCCTGAACCCGGGAATTTCACCGCTTAGCGCCAACTTATAAATGGTTGATTCCGTCAATTTTAAATAGTGTCCTACTTCTTTCGCTGTCACGATAGTGGCCATAACGATTCCTTTTGATTTTTCAATTTCGACACCCTTCTCAGGCCGCTTTTTCCATCTCGATCATTTCTTCATCGCCGAAGACTTTGTCGATGTCCAGAAGGATCTTGACCGCTCCCCCGGTTTTGGCCATACCAAGAATATAACCCGTATCCATTTGCGTCCCGAAAGCCGGCGTATCTTCTATTTCCCCGTTTTTGATGTTCAAGACCTCAGAAACCGAATCGACCACCACCCCCATCAAAACATGTCCGGCACCGTCCTTAATTTCGACGACGATGATGCAGGTCCGTTCCGTATAATCCATCTCTTCCATATCGAACTTCAGTCTGAGATCGGCCACGGGGATTACTTTCCCCCGAAGGTTTATCACCCCTTTAACATAAGACGGTGTTTTGGGGACCGGAGTTATAGGCATCATTCCGATGATCTCCTTTACCTTCAGGATAACAATCCCATATTCCTCACCGGCCAGAGAAAAGGTCAGGTATTTCCCTTCGCGATCCAAGGAAGTTTTTTGACTCTTGTCCACTGATTCTACGATCTCTGCCATTGTTGATACCTCCATTTGATTATACAGATGGTCTTTCCCCCTCGAGGTGAGGAGTTGCTAATTATCTCTATTATCGGTTTTCGAGAAAAAAACTTTAATGCGAACAACAGGTCTGAACCCTATAAAAAAATAAAAATCAAAAAAAAAGGTCCAAATTGCTTAAAACTCCTGAAACGACCCTTCTTCCAAGGAAATCATCTCCTCCGGTCCGGCACTTTTGACTTTGGCGGCCGGCGTTTTTCCCCTGGATTTTGGAGTCCTGATTAAAGAAGTCTATTCAGGGACAGGAGTTACATGATGACTATGTAAAAACCCGTTATTCCCGATTCCGTCCCGTAGGGTACTACATCCCGGAGGGCGCCGGTGGGAATCCAGGCTAATCATAATGGATCAAGACAAATTAACTAGGTTTACGATTTCCTGACTGATTCGGTCCAGGGAGACTATTCGATCGGCAGCTCCTAATTTTATGGCTTCTTTCGGCATGCCGAAGACAACGCAACTGGCTTCATCCTGGGCGATGGTTCTGGCTCCGGCCCCTTTCATGGCCAGGAGCCCCTTGGCCCCATCAGCACCCATCCCGGTGAGAAGGACTCCAATGGCGTTAGCGCCAACATATTGGGCTACTGAATTGAAAAGGATATCTACAGCCGGGCGCTGGTGATGGACAAAAGGCCCATCTTTTACATTGGCATAATATTTAGCCCCGCTCCGGCGTATGAGCATGTGAAAATTGCCCGGGGCGATCAAGGCCTGACCGTTTATGACGGAATCTCCGTCCTTGGCTTCTTTAACCTGTATCTGACAAAGCCTGTTCAACCGCTCGGCAAAAGCGGTGGTAA
This window encodes:
- a CDS encoding response regulator, which produces MAYNVLIVDDSQTMRKVILKALTLSGFDLGECLEAGNGAEALTVLSAHWIDLILTDLNMPVMNGLELVHKLKGDQHYEGIPVVLITTEGSETRLQELFALGVKDYIQKPFHPERLRDVLTRIMEKPYV
- a CDS encoding HDOD domain-containing protein, which translates into the protein MSFVEAIIKSTRQLPPFPAVVNKALDLINNPKSSIQEVVETIQYDQAITANVLKICNSAQFGLRYPVGSLQEALMFLGFNQLFEIIMATVSGSTLGKAVSGYDLEAGALWKHSVSTALLSQIISKRLKKDQSPLLFTAALIHDIGKVLLHSYVEEQFEAIKEQVRAKGISFLTAEKDVLGIDHAELSALITEEWNFPQGIIQAIRYHHTPLSAHSEQELVYQIYLCDLIAMLTGIGGGVDGLSYTGFNQVMHHFGLDEKDIERFMAQLGDQIQKVEAMIQVQ
- a CDS encoding chemotaxis protein CheD, with product MKIIIGIADMGVSRDQQSGLITYSLGSCIGVAIYDPVAGVGGLLHYMLPESQIDPHKAQKNPFMFADTGIPMLFKEAYRVGASKSRIIVKVAGGSQILDDSGFFNIGKRNYMALRKILWKNNVLIKAEDVGGQVSRTVRMDLATGKVFLRYSGEGEKEL
- a CDS encoding cache domain-containing protein, whose amino-acid sequence is MKKWIVVLIAGLFLTGLIGFASAAGNADEAKTLVEKGIQFYKANGKDKALAEFSNPKGQFVKGELYIFIWDVNGTVLAHGTNQKLIGKDVSGLKDADGKLFVKDGLELAKSKGSGWVDYKWTNPVTKKMDDKTTFVKKVDDLIFCCGIYK
- a CDS encoding protein-glutamate O-methyltransferase CheR, with the translated sequence MYQPLEFTEADFVKISRLVYDQSGINLHDGKKELVKARLGKRIRNGNFQSFREYYDFVINDPSGEEMIQLLDSISTNFTHFFRENQHFDYLKNEIIPSLKGGKGNNPKKLRIWSAGCSTGEEPYTIAITLLESLPPGSGWDLKILATDISTKVVAVAQSGIYLKNKMQSLSMDLLKKYFLRGENQWRNHVKVKPIIKSTVQFQRLNLMESFSFNESFDCIFCRNVMIYFDKETRTQLVNRFYENLEKGGVLFIGHSESLTGIEHPFHYVKPAIYKKT
- a CDS encoding purine-binding chemotaxis protein CheW, which gives rise to MAEIVESVDKSQKTSLDREGKYLTFSLAGEEYGIVILKVKEIIGMMPITPVPKTPSYVKGVINLRGKVIPVADLRLKFDMEEMDYTERTCIIVVEIKDGAGHVLMGVVVDSVSEVLNIKNGEIEDTPAFGTQMDTGYILGMAKTGGAVKILLDIDKVFGDEEMIEMEKAA
- a CDS encoding chemotaxis protein CheX — encoded protein: MSDAMRNAALSAVLNIFETMFFTFLEPVEENPLSPEVLPEPEKETGYLPQPQGPWFLKSEIRFSGAQTGQLQLILPYDLGETLAMNFLGFEEEVSESQVLDMGCELTNMICGNLFSVFDKTAVYTLGVPSIQKISFPDEAPPDKPSDLVLYFSAEGQPITLQIQFDPHQ
- a CDS encoding chemotaxis protein CheD → MSLGDPKNQEIERVQYFLKPGYIFLSREPTLVYSVMGSAVTVYLWDRQKRYGGLSHFLYPRISKPKKATVQYGNVAVLTLIKLMTADGSEKSFLEAQIFGGADPRSSSDNTLGGQNILMAKTILAREGIPIISEDVGGGKGRKLAVKSDTNEVMVLKVDRLRQEDWYPYVLKEPR
- a CDS encoding MCP four helix bundle domain-containing protein; this encodes MKKILGNLRMINKSLAGPVLVLLLLIILGAVSYRGIQIQQEAMDSFFNQRFQSYQWTSRILTALTEINFNIYKIINWAHANYDEKKIDQLRTEEIKVINQEWESFQKMVGGKGFSPEEQKLIQAIAPSFMEYKKVALNAIDMSMADLNTATVFMGSVDEKFQILNKHVKNLMELENRLSKDQYGATVTSSQLVKTILIFVMMAAILLSLVIGIYMAKIITNPIKQAMEVIKKVADGDLTQEITLISKDEIGALAQSVNAMRHKLGEMVSQSTAMSQTLSSAASQQAASIEETSSSLEELSSMTKQNAGNAAEADRLMSLAKEKMAKTQISMDELSGSIKEIVVASEHSQKIIKTIDEIAFQTNLLALNAAVEAARAGEAGAGFAVVADEVRNLAMRAAEAAKNTSNLIEDIVKKIKSGAVLVTSTDQDFKQVAANTSKAVDLVGEIASASKEQSQGIEQINKAVADMNSGTQTNAASAEELAAIMSEFKISHNGHKGKERHLPGARRIPSPIPAKRLSGHQTPLKGQEISPEKIIPLTEEDFQEF
- a CDS encoding helix-turn-helix domain-containing protein — translated: MATIVTAKEVGHYLKLTESTIYKLALSGEIPGFRVGKSWRFDMEEIIQRIDSAKKTKKTA